One window of the Hemitrygon akajei unplaced genomic scaffold, sHemAka1.3 Scf000073, whole genome shotgun sequence genome contains the following:
- the LOC140722234 gene encoding uncharacterized protein, with product MAHKRVHTGEQPFTCSGCGMRFTRSSTRQSHQRVHTGEKPFTCSDCGKGFTLSSHLLTHQRVHTGEKPFTCSVCGKRFTQSSHLQIHQRVHTGEKPFICSECGKRFINSSSLLTHQRVHTGEKPFTCSECGKGFTRSFDLMAHQQVHTGERPFTCSDCGKGFTLASKQVRHQQVHTGEKPFTCSVCGRGFTQSSHLQRHQRVHTGEKPFTCSECGKRFTRLSSLQCHQHVHTGEKPFICSDCGKGFTRSFDLMAHQQVHTGERPFTCSDCGKGFTLASKLVRHQQVHTGEKPFTCSVCGRGFTQSSHLQRHQRVHTGEKPFTCSECGKRFTRLSSLQCHQHVHTGEKPFICSDCGKGFTRSFDLMAHQQVHTGERPFTCSDCGRGFTQSSHLQRHQRVHTGEKPFTCSECGKRFTDSSTLQSHQKVHTGEKPFTCSECGKRFTDSSTLQSHQKVHTGEKPFTCSVCGKGFTRSSHLLTHQRVHTGEKPFTCSVCGKKFTSSSNLQRHQSVHTGEKPFTCSVCGKGFTQSSKLKVHHRVHTGEKPFTCSVCGKGFTRSFHLLTHQRVHTGEKPFTCSVCGKRFTDSSNLQRHQSVHTGEKPFTCSVCGKGFTQSSKLKVHQRVHTGEKQFTCSVCGKGFTRSFHLLTHQRVHTGEKPFTCSVCGKGFTQSSTLQKHQSVHTF from the coding sequence atggcacacaagcgagttcacaccggggagcagccgttcacttgctcgggctgtgggatgagattcactcggtcatccacccgacagagtcaccagcgagttcacactggggagaagccattcacctgctcagactgtgggaagggattcactttgtcatctcacctactgacacaccagcgagttcacactggggagaagccgttcacctgctcagtctgtgggaagagattcactcagtcatcccacctacagatacatcagcgagttcacactggggagaagccattcatctgctcagaatgtgggaagagattcatcaACTCTtccagcctactgacacaccagcgagttcacactggggagaagccattcacctgctcagaatgtgggaagggattcactcggtcatttgacctaatggctcaccagcaagttcacaccggagagcggccgtttacctgctcagactgtgggaagggattcactttggcaTCGAAACAAgtgagacaccagcaagttcacactggggagaagccattcacctgctcagtctgcgggaggggatttactcagtcatcccacctacagagacaccagcgtgttcacactggagagaagccattcacctgctcagaatgtgggaagagattcactcggttatccagCCTGCAGTGTCATCAgcatgttcacactggggagaagccgttcatctgctcagactgtgggaagggattcactcggtcatttgacctaatggctcaccagcaagttcacaccggagagcggccgtttacctgctcagactgtgggaagggattcactttggcaTCGAAACTAgtgagacaccagcaagttcacactggggagaagccattcacctgctcagtctgcgggaggggatttactcagtcatcccacctacagagacaccagcgtgttcacactggagagaagccattcacctgctcagaatgtgggaagagattcactcggttatccagCCTGCAGTGTCATCAgcatgttcacactggggagaagccgttcatctgctcagactgtgggaagggattcactcggtcatttgacctaatggctcaccagcaagttcacaccggggagcggccgtttacctgctcagactgcgggaggggatttactcagtcatcccacctacagagacaccagcgtgttcacactggagagaagccatttacctgctcagaatgtgggaagagattcactgattcatccaccctacagagtcaccagaaagttcacactggagagaagccattcacctgctcagaatgtgggaagagattcactgattcatccaccctacagagtcaccagaaagttcacactggggagaagccattcacctgctcagtctgtgggaagggattcactcggtcatcccacctactgacacaccagcgagttcacactggggagaagccattcacctgctcagtctgtgggaagaaattcacttcgtcatccaacctgcagagacatcagtcagttcacaccggggagaaaccgttcacctgctcagtctgtgggaagggattcactcaatcatctaaactgaaggtgcatcatcgagttcacactggggagaaaccgttcacctgctcagtctgtgggaagggattcactcggtcatttcacctactgacacaccagcgagttcacactggggagaagccattcacctgctcagtctgtgggaagagattcactgattcatccaacctgcagagacatcagtcagttcacaccggggagaaaccgttcacctgctcagtctgtgggaagggattcactcaatcatctaaactgaaggtacatcagcgagttcacactggggagaaacagttcacctgctcagtctgtgggaagggattcactcggtcatttcacctactgacacaccagcgagttcacactggggagaagccattcacctgctcagtctgtgggaagggattcactcagtcctccaccctacagaaacaccagtcagttcacacattCTGA